Proteins encoded within one genomic window of Borrelia parkeri:
- the ung gene encoding uracil-DNA glycosylase encodes MEVKIEESWKETLKGEFCKSYFKRLVNFIKNEYKTKKDKIFPPPKLIFNAFDSLPFKDIKIVILGQDPYHGKGQANGLAFSVNSDIKIPPSLQNIFKEIERSLKIKTIPNGDLTRWAIQGVFLLNSILTVEEGRPSSHKDIGWEIFTNEVIKIISKNLNNVVFMLWGNFARGKKELIDASKHLILETSHPSPYSAHNGFLGSNHFSQTLKYLKEHNKNSIDFQ; translated from the coding sequence ATGGAAGTAAAGATAGAAGAATCTTGGAAAGAAACGTTAAAAGGCGAATTTTGCAAAAGCTATTTTAAAAGGCTTGTGAATTTCATAAAAAACGAATATAAAACTAAAAAGGACAAAATATTTCCACCACCAAAATTAATATTTAATGCATTTGATTCTTTGCCATTCAAAGATATAAAAATAGTAATACTTGGACAAGATCCATATCATGGAAAAGGACAAGCTAATGGTTTAGCCTTTTCTGTTAATTCAGATATCAAAATACCCCCATCACTACAAAATATTTTTAAAGAAATAGAGAGAAGTTTAAAAATTAAAACTATTCCAAATGGAGATCTAACACGATGGGCAATACAAGGCGTATTTTTACTAAATTCAATATTAACAGTAGAAGAAGGACGTCCATCATCTCACAAGGATATTGGATGGGAAATTTTTACAAACGAAGTAATAAAAATTATTTCAAAAAATCTAAATAATGTTGTGTTTATGTTATGGGGTAATTTTGCAAGAGGAAAAAAAGAATTAATAGATGCATCCAAACATTTAATTCTTGAAACAAGCCACCCATCCCCTTATTCTGCACATAATGGTTTTTTAGGCTCAAATCATTTTAGTCAAACTTTAAAATATCTAAAAGAACACAATAAAAATTCAATAGACTTTCAATAG
- the secG gene encoding preprotein translocase subunit SecG, whose protein sequence is MELFRFLIFVFFIITSFMIILLVLFQDEQGDSIGGVFGGGSSSIFGAKSSNIAIRITAFFITLFFIFVIALSFINTKRVDNSLLKDVKTNEKSSTFWNDDTNQNEENEDAVNEDTLKKEE, encoded by the coding sequence TTGGAGTTATTTAGATTTTTAATTTTTGTCTTTTTTATTATTACTTCATTTATGATTATTTTGTTAGTCTTATTTCAAGATGAACAAGGTGATAGTATTGGAGGCGTATTTGGAGGTGGTAGTTCTTCTATTTTTGGAGCAAAATCTTCAAATATTGCGATAAGAATTACAGCATTCTTTATTACGCTTTTCTTTATTTTTGTGATAGCATTGTCTTTTATTAATACCAAAAGAGTTGATAACAGTTTGTTAAAGGACGTTAAGACAAATGAAAAAAGTTCAACATTTTGGAATGATGATACAAATCAAAATGAAGAAAATGAAGATGCTGTTAATGAAGATACTTTAAAGAAAGAAGAATAA